The following are from one region of the Alicyclobacillus fastidiosus genome:
- a CDS encoding SDR family NAD(P)-dependent oxidoreductase, whose protein sequence is MIQFDSFKGKNIAISGASRGIGRETSKLLGSLGANLILGSRNEAELKEVAVQVEQAGGHALPVHLDVTDEISVRDFSDAARREFGRVDTLINSAGTGRFSSVLDLSSEDFDQMISVNLKGTFLCCKYFGKQMVKQGFGHILNIVSIAGVVALPGGGGYSASKFGILGLSRVLQTELRSQGVQVTSVLPGAVNSTFWADIDPKPDLSSMIPLATLARHIVYLLSSHDGAFVDEMTIMPPLGIL, encoded by the coding sequence ATGATTCAATTTGATTCGTTTAAGGGTAAAAACATCGCTATTTCGGGAGCAAGTCGCGGGATTGGACGAGAAACGTCCAAACTATTAGGCAGTTTAGGAGCAAATCTTATCCTGGGAAGCCGTAATGAGGCCGAACTCAAGGAGGTCGCAGTGCAGGTAGAACAGGCAGGAGGGCATGCGTTGCCCGTTCACCTGGATGTCACCGACGAGATTTCAGTTCGCGATTTTTCTGATGCGGCAAGAAGGGAATTTGGTAGGGTAGATACTCTTATCAACAGTGCAGGAACAGGTAGATTTTCGAGTGTCTTGGATTTGTCTTCTGAGGATTTCGATCAAATGATTTCCGTCAATCTAAAAGGTACGTTTCTCTGTTGTAAGTATTTTGGGAAGCAAATGGTTAAACAGGGGTTTGGGCACATTTTAAACATTGTATCGATAGCTGGGGTTGTCGCCTTACCAGGTGGTGGTGGGTACTCAGCTTCGAAATTCGGAATTCTAGGGCTGTCTCGGGTTTTACAGACAGAGCTTCGAAGTCAAGGTGTTCAAGTGACATCTGTCTTACCGGGAGCCGTGAACAGTACATTTTGGGCGGATATTGATCCGAAACCAGATTTATCATCGATGATTCCGCTAGCCACTCTAGCGCGGCATATTGTATACCTACTCTCTTCGCATGACGGGGCGTTCGTTGACGAAATGACGATCATGCCCCCTTTAGGGATTCTATAG
- a CDS encoding 6-carboxytetrahydropterin synthase: protein MIHISRRIDFSAAHVYRIATWSDQENSRVFGLCSNPNGHGHDYSLEVMVRGKLDDKSGIVVNIVEIDEIAKEFTKAQLDGKFLNRENPYFHDKIPTTENLLTYIWNALEGTFPDCELYKMRLHENPFLYSEKGLGPMIQLTRKYHFSSAHRLHSYLLSDEENKNIFGKCNNPNGHGHNYRLEVTVRGEIDPVTGMVVDLAVLDEVVDRIIIKKFDHKNLNLDTEEFKGLNPTSEVVAMVIWNMLVDHIPNLYKVGLWETEKNYFEYCGATKE from the coding sequence ATGATTCATATATCCCGCAGAATCGACTTTTCTGCAGCCCATGTCTATAGGATTGCTACTTGGAGCGATCAAGAAAACAGTCGAGTGTTCGGTCTCTGCAGTAATCCCAATGGCCATGGTCACGATTACTCGCTGGAAGTAATGGTTCGTGGGAAGTTAGATGATAAATCGGGGATCGTCGTAAATATTGTTGAGATCGATGAGATTGCCAAGGAGTTTACCAAAGCTCAATTGGATGGAAAATTTTTGAATCGAGAAAATCCATATTTCCATGACAAAATCCCGACCACAGAGAACTTATTGACATATATCTGGAACGCCTTGGAAGGTACCTTCCCTGATTGCGAGCTGTACAAAATGCGATTGCATGAAAATCCTTTCTTATATTCGGAAAAGGGGTTAGGACCAATGATTCAGCTCACAAGAAAGTATCATTTTAGCTCCGCCCATCGTTTGCATAGTTATTTACTGTCGGACGAAGAGAATAAAAACATCTTCGGAAAATGCAACAACCCCAACGGGCATGGTCATAACTACCGTCTTGAAGTAACGGTGCGTGGAGAAATTGATCCTGTTACCGGTATGGTTGTAGATTTAGCAGTTTTGGATGAAGTGGTCGACCGTATCATCATAAAAAAGTTTGATCATAAGAATTTGAATTTAGATACCGAAGAGTTCAAAGGCCTCAATCCTACGTCTGAAGTCGTCGCTATGGTGATTTGGAATATGCTTGTGGACCATATTCCTAATTTATACAAAGTGGGACTGTGGGAAACCGAGAAAAACTACTTTGAGTATTGTGGAGCCACAAAGGAGTAA
- the folE gene encoding GTP cyclohydrolase I FolE, producing the protein MTIDRQVALTEQIRAILKLIGENPDREGLLDTPNRVAKMYEEVFSGVGVDPESALTTTFAEEYEGMVVVKDIHYYTFCEHHLIPFYGKAHIGYIPNGHVVGLSKFARLVELVSKRPQVQERMTQQIANAVMNVLQPRGVIVTLDGTHLCMCARGVKKPGSATVTTVKQGIFSDDVSLVREFEQALVRN; encoded by the coding sequence ATGACAATAGATAGGCAAGTGGCGTTAACTGAACAAATTCGTGCCATTTTAAAGTTAATCGGTGAAAATCCCGATCGTGAAGGCCTGCTGGATACACCAAATCGAGTGGCCAAAATGTACGAAGAAGTATTCTCTGGGGTTGGGGTAGATCCAGAATCGGCCTTAACCACTACATTTGCCGAAGAATACGAAGGAATGGTTGTCGTTAAAGACATTCATTATTACACGTTCTGTGAGCACCATCTCATTCCCTTCTACGGAAAGGCTCACATTGGCTATATCCCTAATGGCCACGTCGTTGGCTTAAGTAAATTCGCTCGACTGGTGGAACTCGTATCCAAGCGCCCACAAGTTCAAGAGCGAATGACACAGCAAATTGCGAATGCAGTCATGAATGTATTACAACCCCGGGGTGTAATTGTGACATTGGACGGGACCCACCTTTGTATGTGTGCTCGCGGTGTAAAAAAACCTGGGAGTGCAACGGTTACAACCGTGAAACAAGGCATTTTTTCAGACGATGTCTCTTTGGTTCGAGAGTTTGAACAGGCGCTAGTAAGAAATTAA
- a CDS encoding methyl-accepting chemotaxis protein, producing the protein MSKSKVSLRRYFLKRTLFVLLVIGLLSGVIQLYFMNQHIKVEINDQANLLSQGVEQGITETNLASNGIEYQIDSKMAMYSKYIATLLKGRQLDQISQGDLDSIRDQLGLAGITLFAQRGNDIVGVKATDPGEVGFSLKKIGYLQAGEALLHGQQVKIPGSPFSQGNLIVLPIAQSGSHQGKPSFFKYAYYHVPGSSYIIDPYIQANEVYQFTNSVGPNAWISHMKQSNSDIEEIAVLNPKVFADPSLATRIYPPLKKVVFGSYTYGNSQDTSVLKKMITDPQKVTYTQRENGHRVYKVFLPIKNGQVLYVALNYDKLSQPIYRLSIVLIVLGLVGSIVLFMITARFFSRIYDNIHKIKSQIKRLETRDFTARSEVKDGGELTELSESTNRMVETLQAVLRDTGEQAKKTQRFSVLLESDSSQTMEKVYALSMKETTDGRAAADEFMYFLDLVEVKLKGNSKSDDLTLLDEIDEIRRLMKERTESTTDMTLTLSDLLKSLHDESRELSGIANSLLQNLSGFKL; encoded by the coding sequence TTGTCCAAATCAAAGGTTTCGTTGCGTCGATATTTTCTAAAACGGACTTTATTCGTGTTGCTGGTTATTGGGCTGTTGTCCGGTGTCATTCAGCTTTATTTTATGAATCAACATATTAAGGTTGAAATCAATGACCAGGCAAATTTACTATCTCAGGGTGTCGAACAGGGGATAACTGAAACAAACCTCGCATCGAACGGGATCGAGTACCAGATAGATTCAAAAATGGCCATGTACTCTAAGTACATTGCTACTTTGCTAAAGGGACGTCAGTTAGACCAGATTTCTCAAGGGGATCTTGACAGCATTCGGGATCAATTGGGTCTAGCCGGCATTACATTATTTGCTCAGCGCGGGAACGACATTGTTGGTGTAAAAGCAACCGATCCGGGAGAGGTTGGATTCAGTTTGAAGAAAATCGGGTACTTGCAGGCTGGAGAGGCATTACTCCATGGTCAGCAAGTTAAGATACCCGGCTCGCCGTTCTCTCAGGGGAATCTTATTGTGCTTCCAATTGCACAGTCTGGTTCTCATCAAGGAAAACCTAGCTTTTTTAAGTATGCCTATTACCACGTGCCGGGTAGTTCATACATTATCGATCCGTACATCCAAGCCAACGAAGTTTATCAGTTTACCAATAGTGTAGGCCCGAATGCATGGATATCTCATATGAAGCAGTCGAACTCGGATATCGAGGAGATTGCAGTCCTAAATCCGAAGGTTTTTGCGGACCCGAGTTTGGCAACCCGAATATATCCCCCCTTAAAAAAGGTTGTGTTCGGGAGCTACACCTATGGAAATTCACAGGATACGAGTGTTTTAAAGAAAATGATTACCGATCCACAGAAAGTTACATATACGCAACGCGAAAATGGACATAGGGTATACAAAGTATTCCTGCCGATTAAGAATGGGCAAGTTCTGTATGTAGCACTGAATTATGATAAGTTGAGCCAACCGATTTATCGCCTATCTATTGTACTTATTGTTTTAGGTCTTGTTGGATCAATCGTACTATTTATGATTACCGCTAGATTCTTTAGTCGGATCTATGACAACATTCATAAGATAAAGTCCCAAATTAAGCGGTTGGAAACTAGGGATTTTACAGCTAGAAGTGAAGTGAAAGATGGGGGAGAGTTGACCGAGCTCTCAGAAAGTACGAACCGAATGGTTGAAACGTTACAGGCGGTTTTACGGGACACTGGAGAACAAGCCAAGAAGACACAACGATTTTCAGTTCTGTTAGAGTCGGATTCGAGTCAAACTATGGAGAAGGTATATGCGCTGTCGATGAAAGAGACGACGGATGGACGAGCGGCAGCCGATGAATTTATGTACTTTTTGGATCTGGTTGAAGTGAAGCTAAAAGGAAATTCCAAAAGTGACGATCTCACTTTGTTGGATGAAATAGATGAAATAAGGAGATTGATGAAAGAGCGAACGGAGTCTACTACGGATATGACATTAACGTTGTCCGACTTGTTGAAATCATTACATGATGAATCACGTGAGCTATCCGGAATTGCAAATAGCCTGCTACAAAATCTATCAGGTTTTAAACTCTAG
- a CDS encoding alpha/beta hydrolase: MRDKNAVTIEKSIRTASLIDGFWERWLVHGIDPIDLSEIRPRLINLDDWVENWSHAANKKARLAEELKRKGSLVDAEFTYRTAGLYYNLAQWIFPDRCQEKERLFSLCNSNFDKADQLSIIETMYPSLEIDHKKCTGRARTPKNPKGCIIIINPIDSSKEELFLYERDFLDSGYATISFDGPGQGETFVRQGLKATQSNWEYFIDRVIEHTATFFPTVPLFLFGTSLGASWVVYGSCNRKIEKALAVSPAFARKQIKMPDYFTGRMDCVLGDGKEPVPDFEQLNYRSPIFLVHGRRDAMVQSSDIYRLYGMLPDGKRLIEYQEEMHCCNNKLSEIRQLATQWYMSDHRMSI; the protein is encoded by the coding sequence ATGAGAGATAAGAATGCTGTAACAATAGAGAAGTCGATTCGCACAGCATCGTTGATCGATGGTTTTTGGGAACGGTGGTTAGTTCATGGAATTGATCCGATAGACCTTTCGGAAATCCGCCCTCGCCTTATAAATCTTGATGATTGGGTGGAAAACTGGAGTCATGCCGCCAATAAGAAAGCCCGTCTGGCCGAGGAGCTAAAGCGAAAAGGCTCACTTGTCGACGCCGAATTCACGTACCGTACAGCAGGTCTTTATTACAATCTTGCCCAGTGGATATTTCCAGATCGATGCCAAGAAAAAGAGCGTTTATTTTCACTCTGTAATAGTAATTTCGATAAGGCCGATCAGTTGTCCATCATTGAAACGATGTACCCATCGCTTGAAATAGATCATAAGAAATGTACAGGGCGTGCTCGTACACCGAAAAATCCCAAGGGATGTATTATTATCATCAACCCGATAGATTCCTCCAAGGAAGAATTATTTCTTTACGAACGGGATTTCCTTGATTCAGGCTATGCAACAATCAGTTTCGATGGCCCTGGTCAGGGTGAAACTTTTGTGAGGCAAGGACTCAAAGCCACCCAGTCCAATTGGGAGTACTTCATAGACAGGGTAATCGAACATACGGCGACATTCTTTCCTACTGTACCTCTCTTTTTATTTGGGACCAGCCTAGGTGCTTCATGGGTAGTCTACGGCAGTTGCAACCGAAAAATTGAAAAGGCTTTAGCTGTAAGTCCGGCATTTGCTAGAAAACAAATAAAAATGCCCGATTATTTCACTGGGAGAATGGATTGTGTTCTCGGTGATGGTAAGGAGCCAGTGCCTGATTTTGAGCAATTGAATTACCGTAGTCCGATTTTTCTTGTTCATGGTCGTCGGGACGCAATGGTGCAATCCTCAGATATATACCGTTTATATGGCATGCTTCCGGATGGCAAACGCTTGATTGAATATCAAGAGGAAATGCACTGTTGCAACAATAAGCTCAGCGAGATTAGACAATTAGCGACTCAGTGGTATATGAGCGATCACCGCATGTCAATATAG
- a CDS encoding ATP-binding protein has protein sequence MKHFIDKMFRPSHKDSKTQSVFPSLPAHLTKRDAQQRALVGWIARRVGQLLTLEVEESDFLFYAAFSYQSKDDKKNEFDKILYFAERLVRYGATHKSVLEKAPDIMVTPTLENCLTKVEEEYRGDLSRDREYQISGRDDRGHPPFAAQTKEDDWNKRVWQVYRDVIFAATQKKFLLITNQEVDSYRRGNVHLEVEIKERADITKCREDANHVFLKLGCAPSSIMGRLLVISEAVTNILKHAEHGKMMLVDDDHSTRAVIQDKGPGFSITDLPNTTLLAGYSTKKSLGQGFTLMMKMSDQVLLATSPEGSTIILVFNKKQDKE, from the coding sequence GTGAAGCATTTTATTGATAAAATGTTTCGTCCTTCACACAAGGACAGTAAAACTCAAAGTGTATTCCCATCTCTTCCTGCGCATCTCACAAAGCGCGACGCACAACAAAGGGCATTGGTTGGTTGGATTGCAAGACGGGTTGGGCAGCTCCTGACATTAGAGGTGGAAGAATCGGATTTCTTGTTTTATGCAGCCTTTTCATATCAGTCCAAGGATGACAAGAAAAACGAGTTCGATAAGATCCTATATTTTGCGGAACGTCTTGTCAGATATGGTGCGACACATAAGAGCGTTCTTGAAAAGGCTCCAGACATTATGGTCACTCCCACACTAGAGAATTGCCTAACGAAGGTGGAGGAGGAATACAGGGGGGATCTGTCTAGGGACCGTGAGTATCAAATCAGCGGTCGAGATGACCGTGGGCACCCACCTTTCGCTGCCCAGACCAAGGAAGATGACTGGAACAAACGAGTTTGGCAAGTATACCGAGATGTAATTTTTGCAGCAACACAAAAAAAGTTTCTCCTCATTACCAATCAAGAAGTTGACTCATATAGGAGAGGTAACGTCCACCTCGAGGTCGAGATAAAAGAGCGAGCTGACATTACGAAATGTCGAGAGGACGCAAATCATGTTTTTCTAAAATTGGGTTGCGCCCCCTCCTCCATTATGGGCCGTTTACTCGTCATCAGTGAGGCGGTGACCAATATTCTAAAGCACGCGGAGCATGGGAAAATGATGTTGGTCGATGACGATCATAGTACACGGGCAGTCATTCAGGATAAGGGGCCCGGGTTTTCGATAACTGACCTTCCTAATACAACTTTGCTCGCCGGATATTCAACAAAGAAATCACTTGGACAAGGATTTACATTAATGATGAAAATGAGTGATCAGGTATTACTGGCAACAAGTCCTGAGGGGTCAACTATCATCCTTGTTTTTAATAAGAAACAGGATAAGGAATGA
- a CDS encoding STAS domain-containing protein: MSLSVEVKNKVNSVVVTVTGDVDFSTVHDLLAVMTEHREQSISIDCSGLSFIDSTGIGLILRTIMELGETGCEITLDAVPPQIQEILDEMGVSDILHELAGR; the protein is encoded by the coding sequence TTGAGTCTGTCGGTAGAGGTAAAAAATAAAGTCAATTCTGTAGTTGTTACAGTGACCGGAGACGTCGATTTCTCGACGGTTCATGATCTATTAGCAGTCATGACTGAGCATCGGGAACAGTCTATATCAATCGATTGTAGTGGACTTAGTTTCATTGATTCCACGGGCATCGGTCTGATATTACGGACAATCATGGAGCTTGGTGAGACTGGATGCGAAATCACGTTAGACGCGGTTCCGCCGCAGATACAGGAGATCTTAGATGAAATGGGCGTATCCGATATTCTTCATGAGCTTGCGGGGAGGTAG
- a CDS encoding PP2C family protein-serine/threonine phosphatase, translating to MRTNELQHQFQKYLDTIEGSSDEVEAAETIQRMLLEDDIPACNQLSCRGMSLPALRLSGDYYDFIYDERNGRYWIFIGDVMGKGIPASLLMVMVRSTARVLTNYSKTPSELVCNLNNFLLKDMTRLRAFSTLFCGMFNVHSGDFLYTSAGHPSPILMRKNEKVAERLEVKGTVIGLLKDRQYRDYSVSLLAGDLLVLCTDGILEAMNTDKNAFGYERLKHSIEVHKDFDLHQLIKHITDDVRRFSKAYRRDDVTLVAVRREEGSTQTC from the coding sequence ATGAGAACGAATGAGCTTCAGCATCAGTTTCAAAAGTATCTCGATACAATAGAAGGCTCTTCGGATGAAGTGGAGGCGGCAGAAACTATCCAAAGAATGCTGCTAGAGGATGACATTCCGGCTTGTAATCAATTATCGTGCAGGGGAATGTCTCTTCCCGCACTTCGGCTAAGCGGAGATTATTACGACTTTATCTACGATGAACGAAATGGACGTTATTGGATATTCATTGGTGATGTAATGGGGAAGGGAATACCTGCTTCACTTTTAATGGTCATGGTGCGTTCAACGGCGCGCGTACTCACAAACTATAGTAAAACCCCCAGCGAGTTGGTGTGCAATCTAAATAATTTTTTGTTGAAGGATATGACTCGACTTCGCGCGTTTTCAACATTATTTTGCGGCATGTTTAATGTTCATTCAGGGGACTTTCTCTATACTTCTGCTGGACATCCAAGTCCGATTTTAATGAGGAAAAATGAGAAAGTGGCTGAAAGATTAGAAGTCAAAGGAACTGTCATCGGGCTACTAAAGGATCGACAGTATCGTGACTACTCGGTGTCATTATTGGCAGGAGACCTACTAGTTCTATGTACTGACGGCATTCTTGAAGCGATGAATACGGACAAAAACGCATTTGGATACGAACGGCTAAAACATTCCATTGAGGTACATAAGGATTTTGACTTGCACCAGTTGATCAAACACATCACGGACGATGTAAGACGTTTTTCGAAGGCGTATAGACGGGACGATGTGACGCTTGTGGCCGTTCGCCGCGAGGAAGGAAGCACACAGACATGTTAG
- a CDS encoding FapA family protein, with protein sequence MLGVIVTRGKTIDDAIHKAAQQLNVSEDAIEYEVVSKGSRRLFMSRSAVIQATVKKQTPKDMTPTDEISSESIHENYVASPEAEKHASEASTSDKDVSTEGLAWVKNGQISCKNGIYHYALLTPCNGVVLLVNGQSVSGTTVITEDDVIDVKLQHEHFESKMNLTISPDKMKVILEIIPGYWMFRHLKDKSPSRELSLEVTESKQVKNDMTELSIYKELEKLGVRFGFDKNQIKLACTANEPAKFIVAQGIQPIFGQDGMFELVSKKRNEQKDLFSLSEHIDWKERFSLPSVKAGEVIGHRIPARPGVNGKNVFNEEVAAPQVRELTIVTEEGTALHSSKQSVIATTAGRIKVQQRPNNALSFRVLPQYVHNGDVNVESGNIRFRGDVYILGNVDEGMTVESGGNLHITGMVTNATVITGGDVVINGSVIGTDIICGHTHLFWDRMLPTFKFIHQDLTKVIGAARQLEKNQAFTRADIASKGLQPLIKLLTEIKFKDLPIKIREISEPVKRQKESFGPDVSRIVDFLEKAFHYFHPHVAELKQLESLAEFMASVIASIEYDANKKMNIQVKSLTNSSIKSAWNVVVERLCYGSNIYCKGGVQVRGILRGGSVHAGDFIESKEIGSSGGSRTEVQVVNERGYIAAELIGTDTTVRISGAAKKLISAETSVRARLNTLGDLVLR encoded by the coding sequence ATGTTAGGAGTTATCGTCACCCGTGGTAAAACAATTGACGACGCTATTCATAAAGCTGCACAGCAGCTGAATGTGTCGGAAGACGCAATCGAATACGAAGTCGTCTCTAAGGGTAGTCGTAGGTTATTTATGAGTCGCTCTGCAGTCATTCAAGCCACTGTGAAAAAACAGACTCCCAAAGATATGACCCCCACTGATGAGATTTCTAGCGAGTCTATTCACGAAAACTACGTCGCTTCGCCGGAGGCGGAGAAACACGCGTCTGAAGCGTCCACTTCGGACAAGGACGTCTCCACGGAAGGGTTAGCCTGGGTTAAGAATGGTCAAATTTCCTGCAAAAACGGTATTTATCATTACGCATTACTAACCCCATGCAACGGGGTGGTGCTACTTGTTAACGGGCAATCTGTAAGCGGTACGACCGTGATCACGGAAGATGATGTAATTGATGTTAAGCTCCAACATGAACACTTTGAATCGAAGATGAACTTAACCATATCCCCGGACAAGATGAAGGTTATTTTGGAGATCATACCAGGGTATTGGATGTTCAGACACCTCAAGGATAAATCGCCGAGTAGGGAATTATCACTTGAGGTGACAGAATCGAAGCAGGTCAAAAATGACATGACTGAACTTAGTATTTATAAAGAGCTCGAAAAGTTAGGCGTCAGATTCGGATTTGACAAAAATCAAATCAAACTCGCCTGTACTGCTAATGAGCCTGCCAAGTTTATCGTTGCCCAAGGAATTCAGCCTATTTTCGGACAGGACGGTATGTTCGAGCTTGTATCTAAAAAAAGGAACGAACAGAAGGACCTGTTCAGTCTATCTGAACATATCGATTGGAAGGAGCGGTTCAGTCTACCTAGTGTAAAGGCAGGAGAAGTGATTGGTCATCGGATACCCGCAAGGCCCGGAGTAAATGGCAAAAATGTATTCAATGAGGAGGTGGCCGCACCACAAGTACGGGAACTCACCATTGTGACGGAGGAAGGAACAGCTCTTCACAGCTCAAAGCAAAGTGTGATTGCTACAACTGCGGGGAGAATCAAGGTTCAACAGCGTCCCAACAATGCGCTCTCCTTTCGTGTATTGCCTCAATATGTACACAATGGGGACGTAAATGTTGAGTCAGGGAATATCCGTTTTCGGGGCGATGTTTACATCCTGGGGAATGTAGACGAAGGAATGACAGTTGAGTCGGGTGGTAATTTACATATAACAGGGATGGTTACAAATGCAACCGTCATCACAGGTGGCGATGTAGTTATCAACGGATCTGTCATTGGAACAGACATAATCTGCGGGCACACACATCTCTTTTGGGACAGGATGCTTCCGACTTTTAAATTCATTCATCAGGACTTAACAAAAGTGATTGGTGCGGCAAGACAACTTGAAAAAAATCAGGCATTTACTCGTGCTGATATAGCGAGTAAAGGACTACAACCCTTAATTAAATTACTTACTGAAATTAAATTTAAAGATCTGCCGATAAAAATCCGCGAAATCAGTGAGCCAGTCAAGAGGCAAAAGGAAAGTTTTGGTCCGGATGTATCTCGAATTGTTGACTTTCTAGAGAAAGCATTTCATTACTTTCATCCACACGTAGCCGAGTTAAAGCAGCTCGAATCGCTCGCAGAATTTATGGCTTCAGTGATTGCTTCGATTGAGTATGACGCCAATAAGAAGATGAATATTCAAGTAAAAAGCCTGACGAACAGTTCTATTAAATCAGCTTGGAATGTCGTTGTAGAGCGTCTTTGCTATGGTTCTAACATTTATTGTAAGGGTGGTGTTCAAGTAAGAGGGATCTTACGCGGGGGAAGTGTGCATGCAGGAGACTTTATTGAATCAAAGGAGATTGGATCAAGTGGAGGAAGTCGCACGGAAGTACAGGTAGTGAATGAGCGAGGTTACATCGCAGCTGAACTTATAGGAACTGATACAACGGTTCGAATATCTGGGGCAGCGAAGAAGCTCATCAGTGCAGAAACGTCCGTACGCGCTCGGCTCAATACACTTGGTGATCTGGTCTTACGATAG
- a CDS encoding LuxR C-terminal-related transcriptional regulator: MTDTMESVEYILNMFCYRWTQSGYLVDRHGEVLLKVRGNMIGDKMFDKLGDKYRDRVLALIEHFGDLQQPKIVDSKVTYFPCFIFCPLCDNNFYLLTGYFINDLAIQFVNNGDLVESLPQYCLDEQQKMLNDATQTKALIDRLLSSNMIDYSVHDKMLTERERQIVHLVRAGRTNAEIARDLYISENTVKSHISRLFKKLGITRRRDLR; encoded by the coding sequence ATGACGGATACCATGGAGAGTGTAGAATATATACTTAATATGTTCTGTTATCGTTGGACCCAGTCTGGGTATCTCGTTGACAGACATGGAGAGGTACTTCTTAAGGTGCGAGGAAATATGATTGGCGACAAAATGTTCGACAAATTGGGGGACAAGTACCGAGACAGGGTACTAGCTTTAATCGAGCACTTTGGCGATCTACAGCAACCAAAAATAGTTGATAGCAAGGTAACATATTTCCCGTGTTTCATTTTCTGCCCATTGTGCGATAACAATTTCTACTTACTCACGGGATACTTTATTAACGATTTAGCCATTCAGTTTGTAAATAACGGCGATTTGGTCGAGAGTTTACCTCAGTATTGTTTGGACGAGCAGCAAAAAATGCTCAATGACGCGACACAAACCAAGGCCTTGATCGACCGACTGTTAAGTTCAAACATGATCGATTATTCCGTTCATGATAAGATGCTCACGGAAAGAGAGCGTCAAATTGTTCATCTCGTTCGGGCAGGGAGAACCAATGCTGAAATTGCACGGGATTTGTATATTAGCGAGAACACCGTGAAAAGCCACATATCGAGGCTATTTAAAAAATTAGGCATTACTCGTCGGAGAGATTTAAGGTAA
- a CDS encoding EAL domain-containing protein, translating into MLNRAVESNQLSYVIKHNMYQHFYQPLYRLQRQCLVGYEALLRSEPPISPEGLFRFAEKTNRLYQLDTESILLACASFSSSDRIKRDAELFLNIFPSTLVHPFFGSLLEEMVSNHAVLRIRIVFELGESEVIRDMGALRDAISCLHENGFRIAIDDVGKGMFSLQKILELEPDFIKLDRYFASDICRLINKQRMISLFVAYCEEGTQLILEGIETSEDLAMAKHLGVHIGQGFILGRPGSLENVPVA; encoded by the coding sequence ATGCTCAATCGTGCGGTAGAAAGCAATCAACTTAGCTATGTTATTAAACACAACATGTATCAACATTTTTACCAACCACTCTATCGGCTTCAACGTCAATGTCTGGTTGGATATGAGGCGCTGCTCCGCAGTGAACCCCCGATCAGTCCAGAGGGCCTGTTCCGTTTTGCAGAGAAGACAAATAGGCTATATCAATTGGACACAGAATCGATTCTTCTTGCTTGTGCATCATTTAGCTCCTCAGATCGTATAAAACGTGACGCGGAGCTGTTCTTAAATATTTTCCCCTCAACGTTAGTTCACCCGTTTTTTGGTTCTCTCTTAGAGGAAATGGTGTCAAACCACGCAGTGTTGCGAATTAGGATTGTATTCGAGTTGGGTGAATCCGAAGTGATTCGCGATATGGGAGCACTTCGAGACGCCATTAGTTGTCTACATGAAAACGGATTTCGCATTGCCATTGACGACGTGGGAAAGGGGATGTTCTCTTTGCAAAAAATTTTGGAGTTAGAACCTGATTTCATCAAGTTAGACCGCTACTTTGCATCAGATATTTGTCGGCTAATCAATAAGCAAAGAATGATCTCGCTCTTTGTAGCTTACTGTGAAGAAGGTACTCAATTGATTTTGGAAGGAATTGAGACCTCGGAGGATTTGGCCATGGCTAAACACTTAGGTGTGCACATCGGCCAAGGATTCATACTAGGTAGGCCCGGTTCACTAGAGAATGTTCCTGTAGCATAA
- a CDS encoding STAS domain-containing protein has translation MFQVQTSLQDKTVIFTLLGSLDIGGVDTFENEVSKVDFLVADMVHIDFKGVEFVDSTGIGSIVNLVQLLEGRGLGYKLTNVSEPIQEVFVILGLEDIIR, from the coding sequence ATGTTTCAGGTACAGACGAGTCTGCAAGATAAAACGGTGATATTCACGCTCTTAGGATCGTTGGACATTGGTGGTGTAGACACCTTTGAAAACGAAGTTTCGAAAGTGGATTTTCTGGTTGCTGACATGGTTCACATCGATTTTAAAGGTGTTGAGTTTGTTGACTCTACAGGCATTGGTTCAATTGTTAATTTAGTTCAATTGTTAGAGGGACGCGGTCTGGGTTACAAACTAACCAATGTCAGCGAACCCATTCAAGAAGTATTTGTGATTTTAGGGCTGGAGGACATAATCCGTTGA